The Deltaproteobacteria bacterium HGW-Deltaproteobacteria-4 genome segment GCTCGCTTGTGACGGAATAATGTCTTCCTTGAAGAAGAGTTTAAGACCATCCGCGATCGGCTGGAGCAGACCAAACCACCCGGTCATCGTCGGACCGAGACGGGTCTGCATATGCCCGATTAATTTACGCTCAAGCCAGGTAGCGTAAGCAATCATCAGCATCACCACGCCGAAGACAGCCAGAATCTTTACCAGCATGACTGCGACGAACATTCCGGGTGCATTTGACAGGCTCAACAGTTCAGGTGTCATGTCTATCCTCTTCCTTCGCTGTACTTTAGGGTATACGCAGCAATAACTTTATTTACTGACTTGCACCGGCGTGACCGCGGCGCCGTGCCAGATACGATTGAGGCCGGCAGAAGCAAAGTGATAAGGGGCAAAGAGGACTCCCCTGGGGAGGCGTTGTCCGATTTTCACTTTTATCCTTATTTCTGATCCATTGCCTTTAAGAGTGACGATTTCTCCCTCTTTAACCTGCAAGGCAGCAGCATCTTCACGACCAAACTCGAGGTACGCTTCATGTTCAACGGCATTAGGACCGCTGGCATGAGTCGAGAGTGTACCGTTGTGATAAAGGGCGCTACCGGTCACTAACACTAAGCCGTCAACAGGAGATTGTCCTTGAACCGCTTGGACTTTACGGCGGGGGAGCGAAAGAATCTCACCGCCCCAGACCGTCCCCTGAGGACCAATCCCCGCAAAATCGATCCCGTTATAGAGGTCTATTGCCGCGAATATCGCTTCAGTTCCAGCATAAGCAATCTTGCCGCCCAAACGGGAATCAAGTTGAGCAAAGATCGCTCCATCCGTCTGCGATTCGCCTGGCGAGGAGACTCCGGGACGAACCCGCTGAATGCGGCGCTCAGCATTGGTAAAGGTTCCGTCCTTCTCAGCATAACTAGTGGCGGGGAGGACAACGTGCGCCAGCTCGGCGGTTGGTGACAGGAAGATATCCTGAACAACAAGGAAGGATAACTCCTTGAGAGTCGCTTCGAGAGCACTTCGATTTGGGTAGACACTCAGCGGATCTTCAGCAATCACATAAAGCGCATCCACCTGTCCGGTAAGCATTGCGCTCGAACCGAGGGCACCGGAGCCGGGGAGAATCCCGAGATCGATGGCACCCTGACTGTTGGCTTTTTCGCCGCAAAGGTAAAGACCGCTTCCTTCCCGGCCGGCAATCCCGGTCAGCAGTGCGAGATTTGCTGCAGCGATGGCAGTTTCGCGACTCTGGGCGGCATAAGGAAGGCCATAAGCAAGAAGTATCGCTGCACGTTTTGCTGTAACCATCCGCCTGGCAGCAGCACGGATCAGTTCGGCATCAACACCGGTCTGCGCCTCTACGGCTTCCGGGCTATAGGCAGCCAATGCCGTCTTCAGCTCGGCAATGCCCTCTACCCCTTCTGTCACCGCAATATTTTCATCGAGGAGGACAAAGGCCATAGCATTAAGGATATTCACCTCGGTCCCCGGTTTGGTCAGCAGTGTTTTGGCACCGGGAAGCTTGGTAAACTTTCCTTTTTTATCAGAGATAACAAAGAGGCTTGCTTCGCGACGCTTGACAGCCTGATTGACAACCATGCCGAAGACCGGGTGGGTCTCATAAAAATCCGAACGGATACACAGGACCGCTTCAGCTTCCTCAACCTGCGGATAGGTGCCGGTCGAAGCTGTCACCCCGAGAGTTGCAAAGAGACCTTCGGTCACCCCCTTGTAGCATTCACCGCCGGAGTGGTCGATATTTTCGGTGCCGAGAGTTTTGGCAAGATTTTTCAGCAGGAAGAATTCTTCATTAGTGAGGCGGGCACCGGCGAGAATACCAATCCCCTTACCCGTTTGCGCTTTCTGCAGACCGGTGGCGACAGCCGCCAGTGCTTCCTCCCACGAGGCAGGAACGAGTTTACCGTTCTTGCGCACTAACGGCTGGGTCAAACGATCCTTGCTGTTAATAAAAGAGTAACCAAAACGGCCACGGACACAAAGGTTACCGTCGTTAACACCGTTTTTATCGTTAAAGCGGATGGTTTCAACTTTGTCCTTGAGGACGCCAAAGGTAACCGTGCAGCCGTTCCCGCAATAACCGCAGACAGAATCAACTTCTTTTAACTGCCAGGGACGGGCCTTGAACTTGAAGGGGCGGGGCAAAATGGCGCCGACCGGACACATTGACACACACTGGCCGCAGAATTCACAGTTCAGTCCGCGATCGAAAGCCGTAGCGATCTTGGTCTCGAAGCCGCGATTAATGAAGGAGTAGGAACCGTAGCCGACAATTTCATCACAGACGCGCACACATTTACCGCACAGGACGCAGCGGTTCATGTTGCGTTCGATCAACGGATTGACTTCATCTTTCGGAAGATCAAATTTGACCCCCTCAAAACGGTTGCTGCTACAATCGAATTCGTAGGCAAGATCCTGCAGATCA includes the following:
- the nuoG gene encoding NADH dehydrogenase (quinone) subunit G; translation: MVTLTIDGKQITVPRTATIYEAAKQAGVEIPVLCYAKKLLPYGACRVCLVEVEQMKGRLIPSCTTPVTEGMVVRSTSDEINKVRKTVLEFLLVNHVLDCPVCDKAGECDLQDLAYEFDCSSNRFEGVKFDLPKDEVNPLIERNMNRCVLCGKCVRVCDEIVGYGSYSFINRGFETKIATAFDRGLNCEFCGQCVSMCPVGAILPRPFKFKARPWQLKEVDSVCGYCGNGCTVTFGVLKDKVETIRFNDKNGVNDGNLCVRGRFGYSFINSKDRLTQPLVRKNGKLVPASWEEALAAVATGLQKAQTGKGIGILAGARLTNEEFFLLKNLAKTLGTENIDHSGGECYKGVTEGLFATLGVTASTGTYPQVEEAEAVLCIRSDFYETHPVFGMVVNQAVKRREASLFVISDKKGKFTKLPGAKTLLTKPGTEVNILNAMAFVLLDENIAVTEGVEGIAELKTALAAYSPEAVEAQTGVDAELIRAAARRMVTAKRAAILLAYGLPYAAQSRETAIAAANLALLTGIAGREGSGLYLCGEKANSQGAIDLGILPGSGALGSSAMLTGQVDALYVIAEDPLSVYPNRSALEATLKELSFLVVQDIFLSPTAELAHVVLPATSYAEKDGTFTNAERRIQRVRPGVSSPGESQTDGAIFAQLDSRLGGKIAYAGTEAIFAAIDLYNGIDFAGIGPQGTVWGGEILSLPRRKVQAVQGQSPVDGLVLVTGSALYHNGTLSTHASGPNAVEHEAYLEFGREDAAALQVKEGEIVTLKGNGSEIRIKVKIGQRLPRGVLFAPYHFASAGLNRIWHGAAVTPVQVSK